A portion of the Polaribacter cellanae genome contains these proteins:
- a CDS encoding LTA synthase family protein, whose protein sequence is MKKNLFLKEFSNLLFFWFIGVFFFFVFRLTFILIYSSDIQNPLLISDYINSFFMGFRFDITAISYFLIIPFLCLYILLPFFKGRFTKNIRIIFQYLFIILSVIFSVVTINYYKEYKDQFNHFLFMGLYDDKKAVFESILSDFNPIFNSFIIITLIFIFLKIFTFYENSNKIYNFLNKFNFKYKNITYKILALVLFIGSIRGSYTKYPVRRFYAAVSPDNFINKTITNPFVSLNNAISDYNEINKSYDKNPFGEIPLSIQNNFSPINNLLKKETINNSILIEKPEQVFLVVMESYDSWPLMKKYRNLKLSSELTNIENKAISFKNFTPAASTTMNSFGTIVTSVPYCGINISKIGALRTFPTSIFEQFKKMGYETNFFYGGYLSWQNIDNFVRKQGAENVYGAANSKASKGIWGIDDEALYKMVLNKVNNTKKSLNVILTMSYHSPYEVDIYKKGFFYKKKSDLPLEFQKKYNEEQTPVKALGHLWYADKTLGEFVKKAEKKFKSSLFSFTGDHFGRKFINNKPTLYESSTVPFIIYGKNLKSNLVETKTAGSHKDIGATLYDLVSPANFKYYSFGNSLINSKKNIGYSYDKVNTRDEIISFTKTYGAKTYYINKPNSFKHTKNYYKKELDSVMSLAWHYTVKGDTIK, encoded by the coding sequence ATGAAGAAAAATTTATTTTTAAAAGAATTTAGTAATCTTTTGTTTTTTTGGTTTATTGGGGTATTTTTTTTCTTTGTCTTTAGATTAACTTTTATCTTAATTTATAGTTCAGATATTCAAAACCCTTTACTCATTTCAGACTATATAAATTCTTTTTTTATGGGGTTTCGGTTTGATATTACTGCAATATCTTATTTTTTAATAATTCCTTTTTTGTGTTTATATATTTTACTTCCTTTTTTTAAAGGTCGATTTACAAAAAATATTAGAATTATTTTTCAGTATTTATTTATAATTTTGTCTGTTATTTTTTCAGTAGTAACCATTAACTATTACAAAGAATATAAAGACCAGTTTAACCATTTTCTTTTTATGGGGTTATATGATGATAAAAAAGCTGTTTTTGAATCGATTTTATCTGACTTTAATCCAATTTTTAATAGTTTTATTATAATTACCCTAATTTTTATATTTTTAAAAATCTTCACCTTTTATGAAAATAGCAATAAGATTTATAATTTTCTAAATAAATTTAATTTTAAATATAAAAATATTACATATAAAATTTTAGCTTTAGTTCTATTTATTGGAAGCATTAGAGGTTCCTATACAAAGTATCCTGTAAGGCGTTTTTATGCAGCAGTTTCTCCTGATAATTTTATAAACAAAACAATAACAAACCCTTTTGTATCTCTAAATAACGCTATTTCAGATTATAATGAAATAAATAAATCTTATGATAAAAATCCTTTTGGAGAGATACCTTTAAGTATTCAAAATAATTTCTCTCCAATTAATAATCTCTTAAAAAAAGAAACAATTAATAATTCAATTTTAATTGAAAAACCAGAACAAGTTTTTTTAGTGGTAATGGAAAGTTATGATTCTTGGCCTTTAATGAAAAAGTACAGAAATTTAAAATTAAGTTCAGAATTAACAAATATTGAAAATAAAGCCATAAGTTTTAAGAACTTTACTCCTGCAGCTTCTACAACAATGAATTCTTTTGGTACAATTGTAACAAGTGTGCCTTATTGTGGAATAAATATCAGTAAAATTGGTGCTTTAAGAACTTTTCCAACATCAATATTTGAACAATTTAAAAAAATGGGTTATGAAACTAATTTCTTTTACGGAGGTTATTTATCTTGGCAAAATATTGATAATTTTGTAAGAAAACAAGGTGCAGAAAACGTTTATGGTGCTGCAAACTCTAAAGCTTCAAAAGGTATCTGGGGGATTGATGATGAAGCACTTTACAAAATGGTTTTAAATAAAGTAAATAATACAAAAAAATCATTGAATGTAATTCTTACTATGAGTTATCACTCTCCTTACGAAGTAGATATATACAAAAAAGGTTTTTTTTATAAGAAAAAGAGCGATTTACCTTTAGAATTTCAAAAAAAATATAATGAAGAACAAACACCTGTAAAAGCCTTGGGGCACTTATGGTATGCAGACAAAACGTTGGGAGAATTTGTAAAAAAAGCAGAAAAGAAATTTAAGAGTTCTTTATTTTCTTTTACGGGAGATCATTTTGGAAGAAAATTCATCAATAATAAACCTACACTTTATGAATCTTCAACAGTTCCGTTTATAATTTATGGAAAGAACTTAAAAAGTAATTTAGTTGAAACAAAAACCGCTGGAAGCCATAAAGACATAGGTGCAACTTTATATGATTTAGTGTCTCCTGCAAATTTTAAATATTATAGTTTTGGTAATTCCTTAATTAATTCTAAAAAGAACATTGGGTACAGTTACGATAAGGTAAATACACGAGATGAAATAATAAGTTTTACCAAAACTTATGGAGCGAAAACATATTATATTAATAAGCCTAATAGTTTTAAACATACCAAAAATTATTACAAAAAAGAATTAGATAGTGTAATGTCTTTGGCTTGGCACTACACAGTAAAAGGCGATACCATTAAATAA
- a CDS encoding CCA tRNA nucleotidyltransferase, producing MNYKEAISSEIFTIISKASKQLKVESYVIGGFVRDFLLKRGDAKDIDVVAVGSGIELALKVSSLLPNKPKVQVFKTYGTAMLRFKDVEIEFVGARKESYSENSRNPEVTEGTLQDDQNRRDFTINALALSLNAANFGDLLDPFNGIEDLENKKIRTPLNPDITYSDDPLRMMRAIRFATQLHFKIEENSLAAISKNSERLKIITRERIVDELNKILASSKPSIGFLLLYKTGLLPQILPEIVALKGVEEVEGQKHKDNFYHTFEVVDNIAKKTENVWLRWAALLHDIGKAPTKKFSKKVGWTFHAHEFVGSKMVYKIFKRLKMPLNNKMKFVQKMVLLSSRPIVLASEVTDSAVRRLIFDAGEDIDSLMTLCEADITTKNPKKFKKYHQNFDLVRAKIKEVEARDKVRNFQPPISGEEIMTAFNLKPCREIGQIKEAIKEAILDGKIPNEHKACYNFMIEKGKQLGLKMIN from the coding sequence ATGAATTACAAAGAAGCCATATCTTCAGAAATTTTTACAATCATTTCAAAAGCATCGAAACAATTAAAAGTCGAAAGTTATGTTATTGGTGGTTTTGTTCGCGATTTTCTGTTGAAAAGAGGCGATGCAAAAGACATAGATGTTGTTGCTGTTGGAAGTGGAATCGAATTAGCTTTAAAAGTATCTTCTTTATTACCAAACAAGCCAAAAGTACAAGTTTTTAAAACCTATGGTACAGCAATGTTGCGTTTTAAAGATGTGGAAATTGAGTTTGTTGGCGCAAGAAAAGAATCGTATTCAGAGAATAGTAGAAATCCTGAAGTTACAGAAGGTACTTTACAAGACGACCAAAATAGGCGAGATTTTACCATAAATGCGTTAGCTCTAAGTTTAAATGCAGCAAATTTTGGTGATTTATTAGATCCATTTAACGGAATTGAAGATTTAGAAAATAAGAAGATTAGAACACCTTTAAATCCAGATATTACCTATTCAGACGATCCTTTAAGAATGATGCGTGCCATTCGTTTCGCAACACAATTACATTTTAAAATTGAAGAAAATTCTTTGGCTGCGATTTCTAAAAACTCAGAAAGATTAAAAATAATTACTAGAGAACGTATTGTTGATGAATTAAATAAAATTTTAGCTTCTTCAAAGCCGTCAATAGGTTTTTTGTTATTGTATAAAACAGGTTTGTTGCCACAAATTCTTCCTGAAATCGTGGCTTTGAAAGGAGTAGAGGAGGTAGAAGGGCAAAAACATAAAGATAATTTTTATCACACTTTCGAAGTGGTAGATAATATTGCTAAAAAAACCGAAAATGTTTGGTTACGTTGGGCAGCGTTATTGCACGATATTGGAAAAGCGCCTACTAAAAAATTTAGTAAAAAAGTAGGGTGGACTTTCCATGCACACGAATTTGTGGGTTCTAAAATGGTTTATAAAATATTTAAACGTTTAAAAATGCCATTGAATAACAAAATGAAATTTGTTCAGAAAATGGTGTTGTTAAGTTCACGACCAATTGTGTTGGCAAGTGAAGTTACAGATTCTGCAGTAAGACGTTTAATTTTTGATGCTGGTGAAGATATCGATTCTTTAATGACACTTTGTGAAGCAGATATTACTACTAAAAATCCAAAGAAATTTAAAAAATATCATCAAAACTTCGATTTGGTACGTGCTAAAATAAAAGAAGTAGAAGCGCGAGATAAAGTCCGTAATTTCCAACCGCCAATTTCTGGTGAAGAGATTATGACAGCTTTCAACCTAAAACCTTGTAGAGAAATAGGTCAAATAAAAGAAGCGATAAAAGAAGCTATTTTAGATGGTAAAATACCTAATGAGCATAAAGCTTGTTATAATTTTATGATTGAAAAAGGAAAACAATTGGGGTTAAAAATGATAAATTAG
- a CDS encoding alpha-1,2-fucosyltransferase, whose amino-acid sequence MIIVRILGGLGNQMFQYAYAKALEQQGFDVKLDVSGFKNYKLHGGYHLDTYKIDLKHATNFSIFLSKINLFQYKKEKSLLFDASLNSLKGNEYVKGYFQTEKYFSEIRTVLLEQFTIADELSTSTKNYQKQILDANTSCSLHIRRGDYVSDKKANTIHGTCSLEYYKEAVQLIKQENKDVQFFIFSDDISWTKENLPLKNAVYIDHKTIPHEDIYLMSLCNHNITANSSFSWWGAWLNKNENKTIIAPKQWFVSKENEIACENWIKI is encoded by the coding sequence ATGATAATTGTAAGAATTCTTGGTGGTTTAGGAAATCAAATGTTTCAATATGCCTATGCAAAAGCATTAGAACAGCAAGGGTTTGATGTAAAATTAGATGTTTCTGGCTTTAAAAATTACAAATTACATGGTGGCTATCACTTAGATACTTATAAAATTGATTTAAAACATGCTACTAACTTTTCCATTTTTCTCTCGAAAATCAACCTTTTTCAATACAAAAAAGAAAAAAGCTTATTATTTGACGCCTCTTTAAACTCTTTAAAAGGAAACGAATATGTTAAAGGTTATTTCCAAACAGAAAAATATTTTTCGGAAATAAGAACTGTTTTACTGGAACAATTTACAATTGCTGATGAACTATCGACATCAACAAAAAACTATCAAAAACAGATTTTAGATGCCAATACAAGTTGTTCTTTACACATTCGAAGAGGAGATTATGTTTCCGATAAAAAAGCAAACACGATTCATGGCACTTGTAGTTTAGAGTATTATAAAGAGGCTGTTCAATTAATAAAACAAGAAAACAAAGACGTTCAATTTTTTATTTTTTCTGATGATATTTCTTGGACGAAAGAAAATTTACCCTTAAAAAATGCTGTTTATATCGATCATAAAACCATTCCACATGAAGATATATATTTAATGAGTCTTTGCAACCACAACATTACTGCCAACAGTAGTTTTTCTTGGTGGGGAGCTTGGTTGAACAAAAATGAGAACAAAACTATTATTGCACCAAAACAGTGGTTTGTTAGTAAAGAAAATGAAATAGCCTGTGAAAATTGGATAAAAATATGA
- a CDS encoding glycosyltransferase family 2 protein, which yields MTKISAIIPTLNEEIHITDAIKSVSFVDEIIVIDSFSTDKTVSIAEKYNVKIIKRKFDDFSSQKNFAISQAKHPWIYLLDADERVTPKVKKEILEAVKNPNGFVGFYVRRTFYFANQKINYCGWQRDKVVRLFLKEHCKYVGVVHERIKTIGELGFFKHKIDHFGYRSYNHFIAKIHHYASLKARDLHKRGKKVGLFHILVKPPARFFIHYIIRLGFLDGFAGIILAKTLAYSVLTRYIKLWLLNKGIKES from the coding sequence ATGACAAAAATATCGGCAATTATACCTACATTAAATGAAGAAATTCATATAACAGATGCAATAAAATCTGTAAGTTTTGTTGATGAAATTATAGTTATAGATTCTTTTAGTACAGATAAAACTGTATCAATAGCAGAAAAATACAATGTAAAAATCATCAAGCGAAAGTTTGATGATTTTTCTTCTCAGAAAAACTTTGCAATTTCTCAAGCCAAACATCCGTGGATTTATCTTTTAGATGCAGATGAGAGAGTAACTCCAAAAGTTAAAAAAGAAATTTTAGAAGCCGTTAAAAATCCGAATGGTTTTGTCGGTTTTTATGTGCGCAGAACTTTTTATTTTGCAAATCAAAAAATAAATTATTGTGGTTGGCAAAGAGATAAAGTAGTTCGTTTGTTTTTAAAAGAACATTGTAAATATGTAGGAGTTGTTCACGAAAGAATAAAAACAATTGGCGAATTAGGTTTTTTTAAGCACAAAATAGATCATTTTGGGTACAGAAGTTACAATCATTTTATCGCTAAAATTCATCATTATGCTTCTTTAAAAGCGAGAGATTTGCACAAAAGAGGAAAGAAAGTTGGTTTGTTTCACATTCTTGTAAAACCACCTGCCAGATTTTTTATTCATTATATAATTAGGTTGGGTTTTTTAGATGGATTTGCGGGTATTATTTTAGCAAAAACTTTAGCATATTCTGTACTTACCAGATATATAAAATTATGGCTTTTAAATAAGGGAATTAAAGAGAGTTAG
- the mazG gene encoding nucleoside triphosphate pyrophosphohydrolase has translation MNTRKQQLAAFNRLLDIMDELREQCPWDKKQTLESLRHLTIEETYELADAILDNDLQEIKKELGDVLLHIVFYAKIASEKKSFDIADVANSICDKLVSRHPHIYGEIKVKSEEDVKRNWEQLKLKEGKKSVLEGVPKSLPAVVKASRIQEKVAGIGFDWEKPEQVWEKVQEELGELNEEIKAGNKENIEKEFGDVLFSMINYARFIDVNPENALERTNKKFVNRFQYLEKTAKKEGKILSDMSLTEMDVYWEKSKEFFK, from the coding sequence ATGAACACAAGAAAACAGCAATTAGCAGCATTTAATCGTTTGTTAGATATTATGGACGAGCTTCGTGAGCAATGTCCTTGGGATAAAAAACAAACTTTAGAAAGCCTACGTCATTTAACAATCGAAGAGACGTACGAATTGGCTGATGCAATTCTTGATAACGATTTACAAGAGATAAAAAAAGAACTAGGAGACGTTTTATTGCATATTGTTTTTTATGCAAAAATCGCTAGTGAGAAAAAATCCTTTGATATTGCAGACGTCGCCAACTCTATTTGCGACAAATTAGTTTCCAGACATCCACATATTTATGGAGAAATTAAAGTTAAAAGCGAGGAAGATGTAAAACGAAATTGGGAACAATTAAAACTCAAAGAAGGCAAAAAATCTGTTTTAGAAGGTGTTCCTAAAAGTTTGCCTGCTGTTGTAAAAGCGAGTAGAATTCAAGAAAAAGTAGCTGGTATTGGTTTCGATTGGGAAAAACCAGAACAAGTTTGGGAAAAAGTACAAGAAGAACTGGGCGAATTAAACGAAGAAATAAAAGCAGGAAATAAAGAAAACATCGAAAAAGAATTTGGAGACGTTTTATTTTCTATGATAAATTACGCTCGTTTTATTGATGTAAATCCAGAAAATGCTTTAGAAAGAACAAATAAGAAGTTTGTAAATCGTTTTCAATATTTAGAAAAAACAGCAAAAAAAGAAGGTAAAATTCTCTCTGATATGTCTTTAACAGAAATGGATGTTTACTGGGAAAAATCGAAAGAGTTTTTCAAATAA
- a CDS encoding DUF1647 domain-containing protein, with amino-acid sequence MKLLTEIRTLFLQIQLSFHSFSKDLVIVTGSDSSHFKSLLQLLESLKIHEKKSKKIVYDLGLTTDENEILKNNFPEFEVRKFDYSKYPSYFNIKISAGEYAWKPVIINDVLNEFKTAVCWLDGGNKVVKTLNSIRKLLKLYGFYSPFSKGVISDWTHPKTLDFLGVLNNKSLLKQRNLNGACVCADYNNLNARNLIKNWSDCAKNKDCIAPEGSSRENHRQDQAVLSVLAYRDIPNIAKKMIFKKLGFKTHQDID; translated from the coding sequence ATGAAATTATTAACTGAAATAAGGACTCTTTTTTTACAAATTCAATTGTCATTCCATTCATTTTCAAAAGATTTGGTAATTGTTACAGGTTCAGATAGTTCTCATTTTAAAAGCTTATTACAACTTTTAGAGAGCTTAAAAATTCACGAAAAAAAATCTAAAAAAATTGTTTACGATTTAGGTTTAACTACAGACGAAAATGAGATTCTAAAAAATAATTTTCCTGAATTTGAAGTAAGAAAATTTGATTACTCAAAATATCCATCCTATTTTAATATTAAAATAAGTGCAGGAGAATATGCTTGGAAACCAGTTATTATTAACGACGTTTTAAATGAATTTAAAACTGCTGTTTGTTGGTTAGATGGAGGTAATAAAGTAGTGAAAACTTTAAATTCCATTAGAAAACTTTTAAAATTATATGGTTTTTATTCTCCATTTTCAAAAGGAGTTATTTCGGATTGGACACATCCAAAAACACTCGATTTTTTAGGAGTTTTAAATAATAAATCTTTATTAAAACAACGCAATTTAAATGGAGCTTGTGTTTGTGCAGATTATAATAATTTAAATGCTCGAAATTTAATTAAAAATTGGAGTGATTGTGCTAAGAACAAAGATTGTATTGCTCCAGAAGGCAGTAGCAGAGAAAATCATAGGCAGGACCAAGCTGTTTTGTCTGTCTTGGCTTATAGAGATATTCCGAATATTGCAAAAAAAATGATTTTTAAGAAGTTAGGTTTTAAAACGCACCAAGATATTGATTAA
- a CDS encoding DUF5606 family protein, giving the protein MKFNKIISVTGKSGLYQVVSQSKNAIIVESLTDQKRLAVNATQNVSLLENIAIYTFEEDKPLLEVFKAMYEKTEGKEAISHKESGKKLEAFFAEVLPDYDDERVYTSNIKKVIQWFNLLVKSGMDFTKVEATAEVSPEENE; this is encoded by the coding sequence ATGAAATTTAATAAAATAATCTCAGTAACAGGAAAGTCTGGTTTGTACCAAGTAGTTTCTCAATCTAAAAACGCAATTATTGTAGAATCTTTAACAGACCAAAAACGTTTGGCAGTGAATGCAACACAAAATGTTAGTTTGTTAGAAAATATTGCCATTTATACTTTCGAAGAAGACAAACCTTTGTTAGAAGTTTTTAAAGCTATGTACGAAAAAACTGAAGGTAAAGAAGCAATTTCTCACAAAGAAAGTGGAAAAAAATTAGAAGCTTTTTTTGCTGAAGTTTTACCAGATTATGATGATGAAAGAGTGTACACTTCGAACATTAAAAAAGTAATTCAATGGTTTAACTTATTAGTAAAATCTGGAATGGATTTTACTAAAGTAGAAGCAACTGCTGAAGTTTCTCCCGAAGAAAACGAATAG
- the ruvX gene encoding Holliday junction resolvase RuvX: MSRILAIDFGKKRTGIAVTDEMQIIASGLTTVNTSELIPFLKAYVQKEKVSLFLVGEPKQMDNSESESEALILAFLKKLAQQIPTISVIRVDERFTSKMAFQTMINSGMKKKQRRNKSLVDEISATIILQSYLYSK, from the coding sequence ATGTCAAGAATTTTAGCCATAGATTTTGGAAAAAAACGAACAGGAATTGCAGTTACAGACGAAATGCAAATAATTGCTTCTGGTTTAACCACAGTTAATACCTCTGAGTTAATTCCGTTTTTAAAAGCCTATGTTCAAAAAGAAAAAGTAAGTCTTTTTTTGGTTGGAGAACCAAAACAAATGGATAATTCCGAAAGTGAAAGCGAAGCCTTAATTCTTGCTTTTCTAAAAAAATTAGCACAACAAATTCCTACAATTTCAGTTATAAGAGTAGATGAGCGTTTTACATCTAAAATGGCGTTTCAAACTATGATTAATAGTGGAATGAAGAAAAAACAACGCAGAAACAAATCTTTGGTAGACGAAATTAGTGCAACCATAATTTTACAGTCGTATTTATATAGCAAGTAA
- a CDS encoding 2,3,4,5-tetrahydropyridine-2,6-dicarboxylate N-succinyltransferase, whose translation MKEIREIIELAWENRDLLKEQNTINTIRKVVDLLDKGALRVAEPTINGWQVNEWVKKAVVLYFPIQKMETLEAGIFEYHDKIPLKKNFAERGIRVVPNAVARHGAYISEGTILMPSYVNIGAYVDEGTMVDTWATVGSCAQIGKNVHLSGGVGIGGVLEPLQAAPVIIEDGAFIGSRCIVVEGVKVEKEAVLGANVVLTMSTKIIDVTGDKPVEMKGRVPARSVVIPGSYIKKFAAGEFNVPCALIIGKRKESTNKKTSLNDALREYDVAV comes from the coding sequence ATGAAAGAAATTAGAGAAATTATAGAATTGGCTTGGGAAAATCGCGATTTGTTAAAAGAACAAAACACGATAAATACTATTAGAAAAGTAGTCGATTTATTAGATAAAGGAGCGTTAAGAGTTGCAGAACCAACAATTAATGGTTGGCAAGTAAACGAATGGGTAAAAAAAGCAGTTGTTTTGTATTTTCCAATTCAGAAAATGGAAACCTTAGAAGCGGGTATTTTTGAATATCATGATAAAATTCCTTTAAAGAAAAATTTCGCAGAAAGAGGAATTAGAGTGGTACCAAATGCAGTTGCAAGGCATGGAGCTTACATTTCTGAAGGTACTATTTTAATGCCAAGTTATGTAAATATTGGTGCTTATGTAGATGAAGGAACCATGGTAGATACTTGGGCAACAGTAGGTTCGTGTGCACAAATTGGTAAAAACGTTCATTTATCTGGAGGTGTAGGAATTGGTGGTGTTTTGGAACCATTACAAGCGGCTCCAGTAATTATAGAAGATGGCGCTTTTATTGGTTCGAGATGTATTGTTGTAGAAGGTGTAAAAGTAGAAAAGGAAGCTGTTTTAGGGGCAAATGTTGTATTGACTATGAGTACCAAAATTATAGATGTAACTGGAGACAAACCTGTGGAAATGAAAGGTAGAGTTCCTGCAAGATCTGTAGTAATTCCAGGGAGTTATATAAAGAAATTTGCGGCAGGAGAATTTAATGTTCCTTGTGCATTAATTATTGGAAAAAGAAAAGAAAGTACTAATAAGAAAACCTCTTTAAACGACGCGTTGCGTGAGTATGACGTTGCAGTTTAA
- the def gene encoding peptide deformylase: MILPIVAYGDPVLRKVAVDIEPDYKDLDKLIANMKETMYNASGVGLAAPQIGKAIRLFIIDASPFAEDEVLSEKDRETLKNFNRVFINAQILEEEGDEWAFNEGCLSIPDVREDVFRKPKITVEYQDEDFKMHTETLDGLAARVFQHEYDHIEGILFTDKLSSLKKRIIKKKLNNISKGKINAEYRMRFPNVKKGK; encoded by the coding sequence ATGATTTTACCAATTGTTGCTTACGGAGACCCAGTTTTAAGAAAAGTAGCTGTAGATATAGAACCAGATTATAAAGATTTAGACAAATTAATCGCCAATATGAAGGAAACTATGTACAATGCTTCTGGCGTTGGTTTGGCGGCTCCACAAATTGGCAAAGCGATTCGTTTGTTTATTATTGATGCTTCTCCTTTTGCGGAAGATGAAGTTTTGTCTGAGAAAGATAGAGAAACATTAAAAAACTTTAATCGTGTTTTTATAAATGCTCAAATTTTAGAAGAAGAAGGAGATGAATGGGCTTTTAACGAAGGTTGTTTAAGCATACCTGATGTTCGTGAAGATGTTTTTCGTAAGCCAAAAATAACCGTTGAATATCAAGATGAGGACTTTAAAATGCACACAGAAACTTTAGACGGTTTGGCTGCAAGGGTTTTTCAACACGAATACGATCATATAGAAGGAATTTTGTTTACCGACAAACTTTCATCATTAAAGAAAAGAATTATTAAAAAGAAATTAAACAATATTTCTAAAGGAAAAATTAACGCAGAATACAGAATGCGTTTTCCGAATGTTAAAAAAGGTAAATAA
- a CDS encoding glycosyltransferase family 25 protein, translated as MSLYKVYYINLDKSLERRNFMEHQFKKLNIPLTRMPAVYGKELPQDFLKKAKNQHNILTHYPYLNDGEIGLTKTYFDLWKIIATQKEDFALVLEDDALLTKDFFKDLDALLKSISKNDFLDISGRKGFFKLKSNTLISTFLIPALQTTGQIIGKKAAATLSKNLTKYYSPIDVLKQDVFKHKTPVLTTNKRYVSSNDKNVGGTTIQQKKMPKFKKVLREIIRPFWQLVTLITYKTYRFIRNYSFYKSN; from the coding sequence ATGAGTTTATACAAAGTATATTATATCAATTTAGACAAAAGTCTAGAGCGCAGGAATTTTATGGAACATCAATTTAAAAAATTGAACATTCCGTTAACAAGAATGCCAGCAGTTTATGGAAAAGAATTGCCACAAGATTTTCTGAAAAAAGCAAAAAACCAACACAATATTTTAACACATTACCCATATTTGAACGATGGCGAAATAGGCTTAACCAAAACATATTTCGATTTGTGGAAAATAATTGCTACTCAAAAAGAAGATTTTGCGTTGGTTTTAGAAGATGATGCTTTATTAACAAAAGATTTTTTTAAGGATTTAGATGCGCTTTTAAAATCAATTTCTAAGAACGATTTTTTAGATATTTCTGGTAGAAAAGGTTTTTTTAAGTTGAAGTCAAACACTTTAATTAGTACATTTCTAATTCCTGCTTTACAAACAACAGGACAAATAATTGGTAAAAAAGCGGCAGCAACACTTTCTAAAAACTTAACCAAGTATTATTCGCCAATAGATGTTTTAAAACAAGATGTTTTTAAACATAAAACACCTGTTTTAACTACCAACAAAAGGTATGTTAGTAGTAATGATAAAAATGTGGGTGGCACTACCATTCAGCAAAAGAAAATGCCGAAGTTCAAGAAAGTACTGAGAGAAATTATTCGTCCTTTTTGGCAACTTGTTACTTTAATTACTTATAAAACATATCGGTTTATAAGAAATTATTCTTTTTACAAAAGCAACTAA